From Choloepus didactylus isolate mChoDid1 chromosome 19, mChoDid1.pri, whole genome shotgun sequence, one genomic window encodes:
- the SLC52A3 gene encoding solute carrier family 52, riboflavin transporter, member 3 — MALLIHLLVCVFGTGSWVAINGLWVELPLLVMELPEGWYLPSYLTVVIQLANVGPLLVTLLHHFRATCLYDVPIIFTMLGVGTISCILFAFLWNVTSWVLGGLRSIAFLVLTFFLSLVDCTSSVTFLPFMSRLPAHYLTTYFVGEGLSGLLPSLVALAQGSGLTTCVNVTEPSGTPSGPVTSRDNNIPQGVNNTLAPDLPGTAASVVHLESRYLPANFSPLVYFLLLSFMMACCLVAFFFLQRLPRCWEASMEDLFKSQVTLYSIRPRAEKDPGAPGPVHSTKDQEHLEGDSGPRPPAPLIFIYILVAFVNALTNGVLPSVQTYSCLSYGPAAYHLSATLGSMANPLACFLSMFLPNRSLPFLVVLVVLGSGFGAYNLAMAVMSPCPLLQGHWGGEVLIVISWVLFTGCLSYVKVMLGVILRDQSRSALVWCGAAVQLGSLLGALLMFPLVNVWRLFSSADSCSLHCAA, encoded by the exons atgGCCCTCCTGATACACCTGCTGGTCTGCGTCTTTGGAACAGGCTCCTGGGTGGCCATCAATGGGCTCTGGGTAGAGCTGCCCCTGCTGGTGATGGAGCTGCCTGAGGGCTGGTACCTGCCCTCCTACCTCACAGTGGTCATCCAGCTGGCCAACGTCGGCCCTCTCCTGGTCACCCTGCTCCATCACTTCCGAGCCACGTGCCTTTACGACGTGCCCATCATCTTCACCATGCTGGGTGTGGGCACCATCTCCTGCATCCTCTTCGCCTTCCTGTGGAACGTGACCTCCTGGGTGCTGGGTGGCCTCCGCAGCATCGCCTTCCTGGTTCTCACCTTCTTCCTGTCCCTGGTGGACTGCACCTCTTCCGTCACCTTCCTGCCCTTCATGAGCCGGCTGCCCGCCCACTACCTCACCACCTACTTCGTGGGCGAAGGACTCAGTGGCCTCCTGCCCAGCCTGGTGGCTCTTGCCCAGGGCTCAGGTCTCACCACCTGTGTCAACGTCACTGAACCATCAGGCACCCCCTCAGGCCCTGTGACCTCCAGGGACAACAATATCCCCCAG GGAGTTAACAACACTCTGGCGCCTGACCTCCCTGGGACCGCAGCCTCCGTTGTCCACCTGGAAAGCCGCTACCTCCCTGCCAACTTCTCGCCCCTGGTCtacttcctcctgctctccttcatGATGGCCTGCTGCCTGGtggctttcttctttctccagcGCCTACCCAGGTGCTGGGAAGCCTCCATGGAAGACCTCTTCAAATCCCAGGTCACACTCTACTCCATCCGGCCACGGGCTGAGAAGGACCCGGGCGCCCCAGGCCCAGTGCACAGCACCAAGGACCAGGAGCATCTGGAGGGGGACTCGGGCCCCCGCCCCCCGGCTCCCCTGATCTTCATCTACATCCTGGTGGCGTTTGTGAACGCGCTCACCAACGGCGTGCTGCCCTCCGTGCAGACCTACTCCTGCCTGTCCTACGGGCCAGCTGCCTACCACCTGTCGGCCACCCTTGGCTCCATGGCCAACCCGCTTGCCTGCTTCCTCTCCATGTTCCTGCCTAACAG GTCTCTGCCATTTCTGGTGGTCCTCGTGGTGCTTGGGTCTGGGTTTGGGGCCTACAACCTCGCCATGGCTGTGATGAGCCCCTGCCCGCTCCTGCAGGGCCACTGGGGTGGCGAAGTCCTCATC GTGATCTCGTGGGTGCTGTTCACTGGCTGTCTGAGCTACGTCAAGGTGATGCTGGGCGTGATCCTGCGCGACCAGAGCCGCAGCGCCCTCGTGTGGTGCGGGGCGGCGGTGCAGCTCGGCTCGCTGCTCGGAGCGCTGCTCATGTTCCCGCTGGTCAACGTGTGGAGGCTCTTCTCGTCCGCAGACTCCTGCAGCCTGCACTGCGCCGCCTAG